A genomic stretch from Puntigrus tetrazona isolate hp1 chromosome 6, ASM1883169v1, whole genome shotgun sequence includes:
- the grb2a gene encoding growth factor receptor-bound protein 2a isoform X2, translating into MEAIAKYDFKATADDELSFKRGEILKVLNEECDQNWYKAELNGKEGFIPKNYIEMKPHPWFYGKIPRAKAEEMLNKQRHDGAFLIRESESAPGDFSLSVKFGNDVQHFKVLRDGAGKYFLWVVKFNSLNSLVDYHRSTSVSRNQPIFLRDIEQHSTYVQALFDFDPQEDGELGFRRGDFIQVLDNSDPNWWKGACHGQTGMFPRNYVTPVNQNM; encoded by the exons ATGGAAGCAATAGCTAAATACGATTTCAAAGCTACTGCGGACGATGAATTAAGTTTCAAGCGAGGAGAGATTTTAAAG GTTTTAAATGAAGAATGTGACCAGAACTGGTATAAGGCAGAACTCAATGGAAAAGAAGGATTCATCCCTAAAAATTACATAGAAATGAAGCCACACCC CTGGTTCTATGGGAAGATTCCCCGTGCGAAGGCAgaagaaatgttaaataaacaaagacacgATGGAGCTTTTCTCAttagagagagtgagagtgcacCTGGAGACTTCTCGCTGTCTGTCAA ATTTGGGAATGATGTCCAGCACTTCAAAGTCTTAAGGGATGGCGCAGGAAAGTACTTCTTGTGGGTGGTCAAATTTAACTCATTAAACTCTTTAGTGGATTATCATCGGTCCACTTCTGTGTCCAGGAATCAGCCCATTTTCCTCAGGGACATTGAACAG CACTCTACGTATGTTCAAGCTTTGTTTGACTTTGACCCTCAAGAGGATGGAGAGCTGGGTTTCAGGCGTGGAGATTTTATCCAGGTTCTGGACAACTCGGATCCTAATTGGTGGAAGGGGGCTTGTCACGGACAGACCGGAATGTTCCCACGCAATTATGTcacacctgtcaatcaaaacaTGTAA
- the mif4gda gene encoding LOW QUALITY PROTEIN: MIF4G domain-containing protein A (The sequence of the model RefSeq protein was modified relative to this genomic sequence to represent the inferred CDS: deleted 1 base in 1 codon), with translation MCKCACALASPTPSGNESTSARIPRASLNMDSAWTDLDVVTQTMFEKAIDDPKSADLEKLSNAVVDQSLKDISFCKDAGRMCYAVVQAEAQKAASSVFRRNLLTRLQQEFTAREETRNRSLQEWVCLVTFICSVFDYIKVNNAPLVALVDPVYDCLHRLAQPDALTNEEEVDCLVVQLHRVGEQLEQTNSQRMNQLFYSLRDGFLLQEELTSMTRLLLLEILEFRASGWTLTDTAHKYYYSEVVN, from the exons ATGTGCAAATGCGCATGCGCGCTGGCCAGTCCCACGCCATCAGGAAACGAATCA ACAAGCGCGAGGATTCCCCGTGCATCGTTAAA CATGGACTCCGCTTGGACGGATCTAGACGTTGTAACTCAGACTATGTTTGAAAAAGCGATTGACG ATCCCAAGTCGGCCGATTTGGAGAAGCTGTCCAACGCGGTTGTAGACCAGTCACTGAAAGACATCTCCTTCTGTAAAGACGCCGGCCGCATGTGTTACGCTGTAGTTCAG gCGGAAGCTCAGAAAGCTGCGTCCAGTGTGTTCAGGAGAAACCTGTTGACTCGACTACAGCAAGAGTTCACTGCCAGAGAGGAGACCCGAAACCGCTCGCTGCAGGAGTGGGTCTGTTTGGTCACGTTTATCTGCAGCGTATTCGATTACATCAAG gtGAACAACGCCCCTCTTGTGGCCCTCGTGGATCCAGTATATGACTGCCTCCATAGGTTGGCTCAGCCAGATGCCTTGACCAACGAGGAGGAA GTGGACTGCCTAGTCGTACAGCTCCATCGCGTTGGTGAGCAGCTCGAGCAAACAAACTCCCAGCGCATGAACCAGCTTTTTTACTCGCTGCGGGACGGTTTTCTCCTTCAGGAAGAGCTCACCTCCATGACGAGGCTCTTGCTCCTGGAGATCTTGGAGTTCAGGGCCAGCGGCTGGACCCTCACCGACACCGCACACAAGTACTACTACAGCGAAGTAGTTAATTGA
- the mchr1a gene encoding melanin-concentrating hormone receptor 1, with protein MDICEDSEHSSLLLFNSSGHTQVTMGDQNGNAILSIIFGTICFLGIIGNSIVIYTIIKKTKCQAKQTVPDIFIFSLSIVDLLFLLGMPFLIHQLLGNGSWCFGAAMCKVISALDSNSQTVSTYILTVMTLDRYVATVHPFRFNHVRTTCVAGGVVGMVWVLSLVSITPVLMYTGLMPLHNGEVGCALLLPNPSINICWFTIYQFLLAFALPLLIICVVFFKILKHMSTSVAPLPPRNQQVRTKSVTRMAVAICLAFFVCWAPYYILQLVHLGIQKPSASFYYVYHVAISMGYANSCINPFLYIILSKTFKRRFIVAIQPAHNHFRLNPSSTEATVSLRLTADCQRHVPSNASE; from the exons ATGGATATTTGTGAAGATTCTGAACACTCTTCTCTGCTTCTTTTTAATTCGTCGGGACACACACAAG TGACCATGGGGGACCAGAACGGAAATGCCATCTTGTCCATTATTTTTGGGACCATATGTTTTTTGGGCATCATTGGAAATTCTATTGTCATCTACACCATCATTAAAAAGACCAAATGCCAGGCTAAACAAACGGTGCCAGACATCTTCATATTCAGTCTCTCTATTGTGGATCTGCTTTTCCTCCTCGGCATGCCCTTTCTCATTCATCAGCTCCTGGGCAACGGATCTTGGTGTTTCGGAGCCGCTATGTGCAAAGTCATCTCTGCCCTAGATTCGAACAGCCAGACGGTGAGCACCTACATCCTCACAGTCATGACTTTGGACCGCTACGTGGCTACCGTCCATCCGTTCCGCTTTAACCACGTCCGGACCACCTGTGTCGCCGGTGGTGTGGTGGGCATGGTGTGGGTGCTTTCTCTCGTCTCCATTACCCCCGTCTTAATGTACACTGGCTTGATGCCGCTCCATAACGGCGAGGTGGGATGCGCTCTCCTGCTCCCAAATCCATCCATCAACATCTGCTGGTTCACTATTTATCAGTTTCTGCTGGCGTTCGCCCTTCCGCTCTTGATCATCTGCGTGGTGTTCTTTAAAATCCTGAAGCACATGTCTACCTCGGTGGCACCTCTTCCTCCGAGGAACCAGCAAGTGCGCACTAAAAGTGTGACTCGGATGGCTGTGGCCATCTGTTTGGCTTTTTTCGTCTGTTGGGCTCCATACTACATCCTTCAGCTTGTCCATCTGGGAATACAGAAACCCAGCGCCTCGTTCTATTATGTGTATCATGTTGCTATTAGCATGGGTTACGCTAACAGCTGCATCAACccttttctttatataatacTGAGTAAGACTTTTAAACGGCGGTTTATAGTGGCTATTCAGCCTGCGCACAATCACTTTCGGCTCAATCCGAGCAGCACAGAGGCCACTGTGTCCCTCCGTCTGACCGCAGACTGCCAAAGACACGTTCCCTCTAACGCCTCAGAGTAA
- the grb2a gene encoding growth factor receptor-bound protein 2a isoform X1 encodes MEAIAKYDFKATADDELSFKRGEILKVLNEECDQNWYKAELNGKEGFIPKNYIEMKPHPWFYGKIPRAKAEEMLNKQRHDGAFLIRESESAPGDFSLSVKFGNDVQHFKVLRDGAGKYFLWVVKFNSLNSLVDYHRSTSVSRNQPIFLRDIEQVPQHSTYVQALFDFDPQEDGELGFRRGDFIQVLDNSDPNWWKGACHGQTGMFPRNYVTPVNQNM; translated from the exons ATGGAAGCAATAGCTAAATACGATTTCAAAGCTACTGCGGACGATGAATTAAGTTTCAAGCGAGGAGAGATTTTAAAG GTTTTAAATGAAGAATGTGACCAGAACTGGTATAAGGCAGAACTCAATGGAAAAGAAGGATTCATCCCTAAAAATTACATAGAAATGAAGCCACACCC CTGGTTCTATGGGAAGATTCCCCGTGCGAAGGCAgaagaaatgttaaataaacaaagacacgATGGAGCTTTTCTCAttagagagagtgagagtgcacCTGGAGACTTCTCGCTGTCTGTCAA ATTTGGGAATGATGTCCAGCACTTCAAAGTCTTAAGGGATGGCGCAGGAAAGTACTTCTTGTGGGTGGTCAAATTTAACTCATTAAACTCTTTAGTGGATTATCATCGGTCCACTTCTGTGTCCAGGAATCAGCCCATTTTCCTCAGGGACATTGAACAGGTACCACAG CACTCTACGTATGTTCAAGCTTTGTTTGACTTTGACCCTCAAGAGGATGGAGAGCTGGGTTTCAGGCGTGGAGATTTTATCCAGGTTCTGGACAACTCGGATCCTAATTGGTGGAAGGGGGCTTGTCACGGACAGACCGGAATGTTCCCACGCAATTATGTcacacctgtcaatcaaaacaTGTAA